One Elaeis guineensis isolate ETL-2024a chromosome 10, EG11, whole genome shotgun sequence genomic window carries:
- the LOC105035977 gene encoding dof zinc finger protein DOF2.1, translating to MEVFNVHDQATASYPLEEVLVCSKTQQPPERKLRPHPDQALKCPRCDSTNTKFCYYNNYSLSQPRYFCKGCRRYWTQGGSLRNVPVGGGSRKNKRSSSSSSKRIADQDPTANSNPVLPGLIPPPLSFDPSDLTLAFASLHKQPTPIQSGLDDHDAFLLGNPNHNPNASSVPTAPNDGFLDILRSGFLDTTGPSGIYNLYYGFGGNGNVEVGGSGDEVMLPLEGGFGGATTTTSQGSCKFMDGGENKLLMGIQWPVEGDGKMAMESGRDVWNGVGSSWHGLINSSLMKRGTGW from the exons ATGGAGGTCTTTAATGTTCACGACCAG GCCACGGCTAGCTATCCATTGGAGGAGGTGCTAGTTTGCTCCAAGACACAGCAGCCGCCTGAGAGGAAGCTGAGACCTCACCCAGACCAGGCCCTTAAATGCCCAAGGTGTGACTCCACCAACACCAAGTTCTGCTACTATAACAACTACAGTCTCTCGCAGCCCAGGTACTTTTGCAAGGGCTGCAGGAGGTACTGGACCCAAGGTGGCTCCCTGAGGAATGTCCCAGTTGGAGGTGGCAGCAGGAAGAACAAGagatcctcttcctcctcctcaaaGAGGATAGCTGACCAAGATCCCACAGCCAACTCCAACCCAGTACTCCCAGGCCTCATACCACCGCCTCTTTCATTTGATCCAAGTGACCTCACCTTAGCCTTTGCTAGCCTCCACAAGCAACCAACACCCATTCAGTCGGGGCTTGATGACCATGATGCCTTTCTTCTAGGAAACCCTAACCATAACCCTAACGCAAGCTCTGTTCCCACTGCCCCCAATGATGGCTTTCTTGACATACTGAGGAGTGGGTTCCTTGACACGACCGGCCCAAGTGGCATCTACAATCTCTACTATGGTTTTGGAGGCAATGGCAATGTGGAAGTTGGTGGCAGTGGGGACGAGGTGATGCTGCCACTTGAGGGAGGATTTGGTGGTGCAACAACCACAACCAGCCAAGGATCCTGCAAATTTATGGATGGAGGGGAGAACAAATTGCTGATGGGGATTCAATGGCCGGTAGAAGGGGATGGCAAAATGGCTATGGAGTCAGGAAGAGATGTTTGGAATGGAGTGGGTTCTTCTTGGCATGGACTCATTAACAGCTCCTTGATGAAGAGGGGCACTGGTTGGTAG